A stretch of DNA from Microlunatus sp. Gsoil 973:
TCGGCGGTAACGGTCAGGTCGGCCGGGCACTGGCGGCTGTGCTGCCCGATGCCGAGGTCACCGATCGGTCCGTCCTCGATCTCGCCGATCCTGTCTCGCTGGACAAATACGACTGGCGTTCCTGTGACGTGGTGATCAACGCGGCCGCATTCACGGCCGTCGATGCCGCGGAGACGCCGGACGGTCGGCGGGCCGCCTGGGCGACGAACGTCGCCGGGGTCGCCGCGCTGGCCGAGATCGCTCGACGACACCGCCTCACCCTGGTGCACATCTCGTCCGACTACGTCTTCGACGGCTCGACCGGTCCGCACGGCGAGGTCGAGCCGCTGTCGCCGTTGGGCGTCTACGGCCAGACCAAGGCTGCTGGTGATCTTGTCGTCGCAGCGGTGCCGCAGCATTACATCATCCGTACGAGTTGGGTGATCGGCGACGGCGGCAACTTCGTCCGGACCATGATCAGGCTGGCTGCCAACGGGGTGTCACCGTCGGTCGTCGACGATCAACTCGGCCGGCTCACCTTCGCCGACGACATCGCCCGCGGCATTGATCATCTTCTCCGGGTGCGACCAGCCCACGGCGTGTACAACCTCAGCTGCGGCGGCGAGCCGCAGTCGTGGGCGAGCATCGCCCGCTCGATCTTCACCGCGCAGGGACGATCAGCCGAGGACGTCACGCCGGTCAGCACCGAGACCTACGGCGCGGGCAAGGAACTTGCGCCGCGGCCGCGGAACAGCGTGCTGGACCTGAGCAAGATCACTGCGACCGGTTTCGTGCCGCGAGACGGCGGCGAGGCGTTGGCCGGTTACCTCGACCAGCACGGGTAGAGTCCTGGGCACAGCGTCTCGCGGGGGCAGACACAAGCCAACCTTGGAAGGACGACGATGACCTTTCCGATCAGCCGCCGCGCCCTGCTGTACGGGTCGGCCGCTCTCGCCGGCGCCGCAGCGCTGGGTGCCTGCAGCAGTGACCAGAAGCCAGGGTCGCAGGGTACGAGCGGTGGCACAACATCGGGCGCTGTCGGGTCAGCGACCAAACCGTTGCCCAAGCCGGCCAAGTTCAACGAGGCGCCATCGCTGAAGGGCAAGGGGCTGCCTCCTGTTGAGCAGCGGTTGCCCGAGAATCCGTACGTCATCCCGCACAAGTGGGTGAAGCCTGGTAAGTACGGCGGTCGCATCAACCTCAATTCCAACAGCACCCAGGGCATGGCCTTGTCCAGTGGCGACACGGAGTTCTTCTACGGCCACTCGCTGCTGCGCTATCTCAACGACGGCAAGGACATCGGCCCCGGCCTGGCGGAATCCTGGGAGTCCAACGCCGACGCGTCGGAGTGGACCTTCCACTTCCGCAAGGGCATGAAGTGGTCCGACGGCCATCCGTGGACGACCGCCAGCATCATCTGGTGGTGGGAGAAGTTCATCCTGGCCCAGAAGATGGGACAGGCTGTGCCGGATGAGGCACGCTCCGGCAAGGGCACACTGGCGAAGTTCACTGCGGTCGACGACACCACACTGAAGCTCACCTATGATTCGCCGGCGCCGCTGGCTGCTGATCGGATCGTGGCCTGGGCGAATGGCAACGTCGGTCACAACGGGCCGATCTGGACGATGCCGAATCACTACCTGGAGCAGTTCCACCCGGACACCGGCAAGGACGTTCCTGCCGACTGGGACGCCAGCGGTGGCCTGATGGAGCAGAAGGCCGACTGGCATCGCAATCCCGATTGTCCGACGATGACGGGCTTCAAGTGCAAGTCCTTCGACAACAACAAAGGCGTCGTCCTGGAGCGGAACCCGTTCTACTACGCCGTGATGCCCAACG
This window harbors:
- a CDS encoding sugar nucleotide-binding protein, whose protein sequence is MTDLQVTESPIPGLLIIDLPLHGDNRGWFKENWQREKMIKLGLPDFGPVQNNIAFNASVGVTRGLHAEPWDKYVALATGRIFGAWVDLREGRSFGTVYTRELGPGTAIFVPRGVANGYQTLEPDTAYSYLVNEHWSAEARAQYTFLNVSDETAAIDWPIPLQDCELSEADKGHPRLAEVTPMPARRTVIIGGNGQVGRALAAVLPDAEVTDRSVLDLADPVSLDKYDWRSCDVVINAAAFTAVDAAETPDGRRAAWATNVAGVAALAEIARRHRLTLVHISSDYVFDGSTGPHGEVEPLSPLGVYGQTKAAGDLVVAAVPQHYIIRTSWVIGDGGNFVRTMIRLAANGVSPSVVDDQLGRLTFADDIARGIDHLLRVRPAHGVYNLSCGGEPQSWASIARSIFTAQGRSAEDVTPVSTETYGAGKELAPRPRNSVLDLSKITATGFVPRDGGEALAGYLDQHG